The Streptomyces sp. NBC_00510 genomic interval GCTGGAGCTCAACCGGCTGATCGAGCTGCAGATGGAGGGCGCGGTCGGCTGACGCCCGGCTGCTCCGTCCACCACGAACCGATGCCCCTGCAGGGCCGTGAGCGAGCCAAAGGGCGCGCCGCTTCCGACAGTGACGAGACCAAGCGAGGAACGAGCGCAGTGTCGAGGAACGTCGGAAGCGGATTCGAGCGCCCGGAGGCGAGCGAGCACAAATAGGCAGAAAGAGGCAGTAAGACAGCCATGGCTGAAACCATCCCGGCCGCCGGTGCCACCACCGAAGGCGCCATCCAGGTCGGCCAGCCCCGGGACGCCCGGGTCAGCGCGCCCGCGTCCTACGACGTGGCCGACTTCCCCGTGCCGAACGGCCGCGAGGAGGAGTGGCGCTTCACCCCGCTGGAGCGGCTGCGCGGTCTGCACGACGGCACCGCCGTCGCGACCGGTGGCGGCGTCAAGGTCGAGGTGAGCGCCCCCGCGGGCGTCACCGTCGAGACCGTCGGCCGGGACGACGCCCGGGTCGGCAAGGCGGGCAAGCCGGTGGACCGGGTCGCCGCCCAGGCCTACAGCTCCTTCGAGAAGGCGTCGGTCATCTCCGTCCCCAAGGACGCGGTGCTCGCCGAGCCGGTGCGGATCTCGGTGCACGGCCAGGGCGGGGTCGCCTTCGGCCACCAGGTCGTCGAGGTCGGCGCCTTCGCCGAGGCGGTCGTGGTCATCGACCACACCGGTGACGCCGTCGTCGCGGCCAACGTCGAGTACCTGATCGGTGACGGCGCCAAGCTGACCGTCGTGTCGATCCAGGACTGGGACGACACCGCCGTGCACGTGGCCCAGCACACCGCGCTGGTCGGCCGCGACGCGACCTTCAAGTCCGTCGTGGTCACCTTCGGCGGCGACGTCGTGCGGCTGCACCCGCGGGTCGTCTACGGCGCCCCGGGCGGCGAGGCCGAGCTCTACGGCCTGTACTTCACCGACGAGGGCCAGCACCAGGAGCACCGCCTCTTCATCGACCATGACACCCCGCACTGCCGGTCCAACGTGGCGTACAAGGGCGCGCTGCAGGGCCGGGACGCGCACGCGGTGTGGATCGGCGACGTGCTCATCCGCGCCGAGGCCGAGGGGACCGACACCTACGAGCTCAACCGCAACCTGGTGCTCACCGACGGCGCCCGGGTCGACTCGGTGCCGAACCTGGAGATCGAGACCGGCGAGATCGTCGGCGCCGGCCACGCCTCGGCGACCGGCCGCTTCGAGGACGAGCAGCTGTTCTACCTGATGGCCCGCGGCATCCCGGCCGACGAGGCCCGCCGGCTGGTCGTCCGCGGCTTCTTCGCCGAGCTGATCCAGCAGATCGGCGTCGCCGACCTGCAGGAGCGCCTGCTGGAGAAGATCGACGCGGAACTGGAGGCGTCCGTCGTATGACCGCCGCCGAAGGTTTCGTCCGCGCCTGCGCGCTGAGCGAGCTCGAGGAGGACACGCCCAAGCGTGTCGAGCTCGGCGGCGTGCCGGTGTCGGTCGTGCTCACCGAGGGCGAGGTGTTCGCGATCAACGACATCTGCTCGCACGCGAACGTCTCACTGTCCGAGGGCGAGGTGGAGGACTGCCAGATCGAGTGCTGGCTGCACGGCTCCTCCTTCGACCTGCGGACCGGCAAGCCGTCCGGGCTGCCCGCGACGCGGCCCGTCCCCGTATACCCCGTTCAGATCCAAGGGGACGATGTGCTCGTCTCCGTCACCCAGGAGTCCTGAGACACCCATGGCAACGCTTGAGATCCACGACCTGCACGTCTCCGTCGAGGCCGAGGGCGGTCCGCGGGAGATCCTCCGCGGTGTCGACCTGACCGTGAAGCAGGGCGAGACCCACGCCATCATGGGCCCGAACGGCTCCGGCAAGTCGACCCTGGCCTACTCGCTCGCCGGGCACCCGAAGTACACCATCACCGGTGGCACGGTGACCCTGGACGGCGAGGACGTGCTGGCCATGTCCGTCGACGAGCGGGCCCGTGCGGGCGTCTTCCTGGCCATGCAGTACCCGGTCGAGGTCCCCGGCGTCTCCGTCTCCAACTTCCTGCGCACCTCGGCCACCGCCATCCGCGGCGAGGCCCCGAAGCTGCGCACCTGGGTGAAGGAGGTCAAGGAGGCCATGGAGCGCCTGCACATGGATCCCTCCTTCGCCGAGCGCAACGTCAACGAGGGCTTCTCCGGCGGTGAGAAGAAGCGCCACGAGATCCTCCAGCTCGAACTGCTCAAGCCGAGGATCGCGATCCTCGACGAGACCGACTCCGGCCTGGACGTCGACGCGCTGCGCATCGTCTCCGAGGGCGTCAACCGGGTGCGCGAGAGCGGTGAGGTCGGCACCCTGCTGATCACCCACTACACGCGCATCCTGCGTTACATCAAGCCCGACTACGTCCACGTCTTCGCCGCGGGCCGGATCGCCGAGTCCGGCGGC includes:
- the sufD gene encoding Fe-S cluster assembly protein SufD, producing the protein MAETIPAAGATTEGAIQVGQPRDARVSAPASYDVADFPVPNGREEEWRFTPLERLRGLHDGTAVATGGGVKVEVSAPAGVTVETVGRDDARVGKAGKPVDRVAAQAYSSFEKASVISVPKDAVLAEPVRISVHGQGGVAFGHQVVEVGAFAEAVVVIDHTGDAVVAANVEYLIGDGAKLTVVSIQDWDDTAVHVAQHTALVGRDATFKSVVVTFGGDVVRLHPRVVYGAPGGEAELYGLYFTDEGQHQEHRLFIDHDTPHCRSNVAYKGALQGRDAHAVWIGDVLIRAEAEGTDTYELNRNLVLTDGARVDSVPNLEIETGEIVGAGHASATGRFEDEQLFYLMARGIPADEARRLVVRGFFAELIQQIGVADLQERLLEKIDAELEASVV
- a CDS encoding non-heme iron oxygenase ferredoxin subunit, producing the protein MTAAEGFVRACALSELEEDTPKRVELGGVPVSVVLTEGEVFAINDICSHANVSLSEGEVEDCQIECWLHGSSFDLRTGKPSGLPATRPVPVYPVQIQGDDVLVSVTQES
- the sufC gene encoding Fe-S cluster assembly ATPase SufC; its protein translation is MATLEIHDLHVSVEAEGGPREILRGVDLTVKQGETHAIMGPNGSGKSTLAYSLAGHPKYTITGGTVTLDGEDVLAMSVDERARAGVFLAMQYPVEVPGVSVSNFLRTSATAIRGEAPKLRTWVKEVKEAMERLHMDPSFAERNVNEGFSGGEKKRHEILQLELLKPRIAILDETDSGLDVDALRIVSEGVNRVRESGEVGTLLITHYTRILRYIKPDYVHVFAAGRIAESGGPELADKLEAEGYEAYVKGGASA